The following are from one region of the Mycolicibacterium helvum genome:
- a CDS encoding DUF4436 domain-containing protein: MTTTPAEPATPARSKPAPKRTAAIVTVLVVLLAYFVTLFGYWWLSGSAKELEASGEGNGSETTVLITLQALRTVDYKVDAKVLVIPADSLVDDKLDTLKEDIAVRLHPWNSLGDLKFPAGAAPAEVTTTIDVDGDVNTWPFDRYETQGISADLLVGEGEDRKIIPAKVQIAGALQGWDLSSEQVAPSPNAKGDGDATQVTFSRALGPLAFDLGIVVVLLTLPTIAIFTSVLVITRRKQFQMPFATWYAAMLFAIVPLRNILPGAPPPGAWIDVSLVLWVIVALVAAMVMVVISWYKQVD, encoded by the coding sequence GTGACCACAACCCCTGCCGAGCCGGCGACCCCGGCGCGCTCCAAGCCGGCGCCCAAGCGCACGGCCGCCATCGTCACCGTGCTCGTTGTGCTGCTCGCCTACTTCGTCACCTTGTTCGGCTACTGGTGGCTGTCCGGTTCGGCCAAGGAACTCGAGGCATCGGGCGAAGGCAACGGATCAGAGACGACGGTCCTGATCACGCTGCAGGCACTGCGTACTGTCGACTACAAGGTCGACGCCAAAGTGCTTGTCATCCCGGCGGACTCCCTGGTCGACGACAAGTTGGACACTCTCAAGGAAGACATCGCGGTGCGGTTGCACCCGTGGAACTCCTTGGGAGACTTGAAGTTTCCGGCAGGTGCGGCACCGGCCGAGGTGACGACGACCATTGACGTCGACGGTGATGTGAACACCTGGCCGTTCGATCGCTACGAGACCCAAGGCATCAGCGCCGACCTGCTGGTCGGGGAGGGCGAGGATCGCAAGATCATCCCGGCCAAGGTCCAGATCGCCGGCGCTCTGCAGGGCTGGGACCTGTCCAGCGAGCAAGTGGCGCCGTCGCCGAACGCCAAGGGTGATGGTGACGCCACGCAGGTCACATTCAGCCGCGCGCTCGGTCCGCTGGCATTCGACCTCGGCATTGTCGTCGTCCTGCTCACGCTGCCGACCATCGCCATCTTCACCTCGGTATTGGTGATCACCAGGCGCAAGCAATTCCAGATGCCGTTCGCAACGTGGTACGCCGCAATGCTGTTCGCCATTGTGCCGCTGCGCAATATCCTGCCCGGCGCACCGCCGCCGGGCGCATGGATCGACGTGAGCCTGGTGCTGTGGGTGATCGTCGCCCTGGTCGCCGCGATGGTGATGGTCGTGATCTCCTGGTACAAACAGGTCGACTAG
- a CDS encoding ClC family H(+)/Cl(-) exchange transporter, with the protein MTRPTASPGDPPSDSVRGSVLICVTAIIAGVVIGFVGGAFRWCLNQADRLRIDLVEWAHTLPGPGWLVPMAAAAVGATLAAVIVRWEPLAAGSGIQDVEAVFLGTARPPLLRLLPAKFVGGVLSIGSGLVLGREGPTVHMGAAIGAEAARWARLPDSDARMMQTALGGAGLAVAFNAPIGGTLFTLEEVTKAFRFTTVLATLCAATAAVSCSRLVLGNHPDFHVQPIGAPALAWLPLFVVFGLLTGVLGAAYNRLVLWFLDSVAALRRIPIVVRATIIGAIIGLAMFVYPLAVGGGDTLTQSILAGRHIVLTVVIGYLVVRFVAGPLSYAAAVPGGLFAPLLAVGALWAMLFVGGVNAGWPAAAASLAVPMVLAGMAAFFAATVRAPVTGLVLVVEMTATTEALVPMMAATAAAVLAAKVVGSPPIYDSLRARMPAPDQESPKKS; encoded by the coding sequence ATGACCCGGCCGACGGCAAGCCCGGGTGATCCCCCCTCTGATTCCGTGCGGGGTTCGGTGCTCATCTGCGTCACCGCGATCATCGCCGGGGTGGTGATCGGCTTCGTCGGCGGTGCCTTCCGCTGGTGTCTGAACCAAGCCGACCGCCTGCGCATCGATCTCGTCGAATGGGCTCACACCTTGCCCGGACCGGGCTGGCTCGTCCCGATGGCCGCCGCCGCAGTCGGCGCCACGCTTGCTGCCGTGATCGTGCGGTGGGAGCCACTTGCGGCTGGAAGCGGTATCCAGGACGTCGAGGCTGTCTTTCTCGGCACGGCCAGGCCACCGCTGCTGCGGCTGCTTCCGGCGAAGTTCGTCGGCGGTGTGCTGAGCATCGGCTCGGGACTCGTGTTGGGCCGCGAAGGTCCGACGGTGCACATGGGTGCGGCGATCGGCGCCGAAGCAGCGCGGTGGGCTCGGCTGCCCGACTCCGACGCCAGGATGATGCAGACGGCATTGGGTGGTGCCGGCCTGGCGGTCGCATTCAACGCACCGATCGGTGGCACCCTGTTCACCCTCGAAGAGGTCACGAAGGCGTTCCGCTTCACCACCGTGCTGGCGACGCTGTGCGCGGCGACGGCGGCGGTGTCGTGCTCTCGGCTCGTGCTGGGGAACCACCCTGATTTTCACGTCCAGCCGATCGGGGCCCCGGCGCTGGCTTGGCTTCCGCTCTTCGTCGTGTTCGGATTGCTTACGGGTGTTCTGGGCGCGGCCTACAACAGGTTGGTGTTGTGGTTCCTCGACAGCGTCGCGGCGCTGCGCCGAATCCCCATCGTCGTCAGGGCGACCATCATCGGTGCGATCATCGGTCTGGCGATGTTCGTCTACCCGCTGGCGGTGGGTGGCGGCGACACCTTGACGCAGTCGATCCTCGCCGGGCGTCACATCGTCTTGACCGTCGTCATCGGATATCTCGTTGTGCGGTTCGTCGCGGGCCCGTTGTCGTACGCGGCCGCGGTGCCGGGCGGGCTCTTCGCGCCTTTGCTAGCCGTGGGCGCGCTGTGGGCGATGCTGTTCGTCGGGGGAGTTAACGCCGGGTGGCCGGCGGCCGCAGCGTCATTGGCGGTTCCGATGGTGCTGGCTGGAATGGCTGCGTTTTTCGCTGCCACCGTGCGCGCCCCCGTGACCGGGTTGGTTCTTGTCGTGGAGATGACGGCCACGACCGAGGCCCTCGTCCCGATGATGGCCGCGACAGCGGCTGCGGTGTTGGCGGCCAAAGTCGTGGGGTCGCCGCCGATTTATGACAGCCTGCGGGCGCGGATGCCCGCTCCCGATCAGGAATCGCCGAAGAAGAGTTGA
- a CDS encoding SDR family NAD(P)-dependent oxidoreductase, whose translation MTEQVAVIIGGASGIGWATAQTLAAQGARVTIADRNTELAQERATTLGAPHTWAAVEVTDEAAVARLFDDVVAREGGLHVVVNCAGFSGFGLVTELDAEQFRSVVDVCLNGAFLVIKHAGRHLGEGGALVSLTSLNGRQPAIGMSAYCAAKAGLSMLTQVAALELGPRGIRVNAVAPGFVHTPLTEGAAVVPGVVDEYVENTALGRAGTPQDIADAVAFLCSSQSSWLTGEILDLNGGAHLKRYPNIAEHLTRLMNQ comes from the coding sequence ATGACCGAACAGGTAGCGGTGATTATCGGGGGTGCCTCCGGGATCGGCTGGGCGACGGCGCAGACCCTGGCAGCCCAAGGCGCGCGGGTGACGATCGCCGACCGCAACACCGAGCTGGCGCAGGAACGAGCCACCACGCTGGGTGCGCCGCACACCTGGGCAGCCGTCGAGGTCACTGACGAAGCCGCAGTGGCACGGCTTTTCGACGATGTGGTCGCTCGAGAGGGTGGGCTGCACGTGGTGGTGAACTGCGCCGGGTTCAGTGGGTTCGGGCTCGTCACCGAGCTGGACGCCGAGCAGTTCCGCTCGGTGGTGGACGTGTGCCTCAACGGTGCGTTCCTGGTGATCAAACATGCCGGGCGCCATCTCGGCGAGGGCGGCGCCCTGGTGTCGCTGACATCGCTGAACGGCCGCCAGCCGGCGATCGGGATGAGCGCATACTGCGCGGCCAAGGCCGGCCTGTCGATGCTCACACAGGTGGCGGCCCTTGAGTTGGGCCCGCGTGGCATCCGGGTCAACGCCGTCGCACCCGGCTTCGTCCACACCCCGCTGACCGAGGGCGCGGCCGTGGTCCCCGGTGTCGTCGACGAGTACGTCGAGAACACCGCGCTGGGCCGGGCGGGAACCCCGCAGGACATCGCCGACGCGGTGGCCTTCCTGTGTTCATCCCAATCGTCGTGGCTCACCGGCGAGATCCTCGACCTCAACGGTGGCGCACACCTGAAGCGCTACCCCAACATTGCGGAGCACCTGACCCGACTGATGAATCAGTAG
- a CDS encoding AI-2E family transporter produces the protein MKTEFTLTQKRALAVITLLALVLGAYFLRHYFILVVIAAIVAYLFTPVYDRCRRRFGSGLSATCTVLVALATVIIPVGALLTLAVLQISHMLVHVADWVQNADMSTVGDHALTYVNRALAKLPFGHFSVTTESVRDNMVSVSQAVGRWLLHALQGAAGGAIGVITSSIIFLYVLVSLLTNSDQLLLLIRRLNPLGEEVTDLYLAKMGAMVKGTVKGQFIIALVQGVLGAASIYIGGFHNGFFIFAIFLTALSVIPLGSGIVTIPFGIGMMFFGNIGGGLFVVLFHLIGVTNIDNFLRPILVPREARLDPALMLLAVFSGIAMFGFWGIVLGPVLMIIIVTTISVYLAVYKGVEMTVHEPTEKRGRRFGRRVKAGAEKTAAGTDANPADDG, from the coding sequence GTGAAAACCGAGTTCACCCTCACCCAGAAGCGCGCGCTGGCGGTCATCACCCTGCTCGCTCTGGTGTTGGGTGCCTACTTCCTGCGGCACTACTTCATCCTGGTGGTGATCGCTGCCATCGTCGCCTATCTGTTCACCCCGGTGTACGACCGGTGCCGGCGCCGATTCGGGTCGGGGCTGTCGGCGACGTGTACGGTGCTGGTCGCGCTGGCGACCGTCATCATCCCGGTCGGCGCGCTGTTAACGCTTGCGGTACTGCAGATTTCGCACATGCTGGTGCACGTAGCGGACTGGGTGCAGAACGCCGACATGTCCACAGTCGGTGATCACGCGCTGACGTACGTCAACCGGGCGCTGGCCAAACTGCCCTTCGGGCACTTCTCGGTCACCACCGAGTCGGTGCGGGACAACATGGTCAGCGTCTCGCAAGCCGTCGGACGGTGGCTACTGCACGCATTGCAGGGCGCCGCGGGCGGGGCGATCGGCGTGATCACGTCGTCGATCATCTTCTTGTACGTCCTGGTCTCGCTGCTGACCAACTCCGACCAGCTGCTACTTCTGATCCGCCGGCTCAACCCGTTGGGCGAGGAAGTCACCGACCTCTATCTGGCCAAGATGGGCGCGATGGTGAAGGGAACTGTCAAGGGCCAGTTCATCATCGCGCTGGTCCAAGGTGTGCTGGGCGCGGCGTCCATCTACATCGGCGGCTTCCACAACGGCTTCTTCATCTTCGCGATATTCCTGACCGCGCTGTCGGTCATCCCGCTGGGCAGCGGCATCGTCACCATCCCGTTCGGCATCGGGATGATGTTCTTCGGCAACATCGGCGGCGGTCTGTTCGTGGTGCTGTTCCACCTCATCGGCGTCACCAACATCGACAACTTCCTGCGGCCCATCCTGGTGCCCCGTGAAGCGCGGTTGGACCCCGCCCTCATGCTGCTGGCCGTCTTCTCCGGCATCGCGATGTTCGGGTTTTGGGGCATCGTGCTGGGCCCGGTGCTGATGATCATCATCGTCACGACGATCTCGGTGTACCTCGCCGTATACAAGGGCGTGGAGATGACCGTGCACGAACCAACCGAGAAGCGCGGCCGCCGATTCGGGCGACGAGTCAAAGCCGGGGCCGAGAAGACCGCGGCCGGCACCGACGCCAACCCGGCTGACGACGGCTAG
- a CDS encoding alpha/beta hydrolase family protein has translation MGAVPASAATPDWSGLDARHHDGPIPAPGGLIQAVPLDPALSVAGAGAAYRILYATTNQHGAPAVSTAVVFTPKNPAPQGGWPVVAWAHGTVGLGDDCTPSALPRSPRDNEYLSHWLDQGYAVVGTDYAGLGTPGLMSYLNSVTTAHAVVDSVIAMHHMDLPLSPEWVIIGQSQGGGAAVNSARWATEFSAGSGLDYRGVVATGTPANIEAVVKLGGPDLDLPAELGPAANSYTAYILAGIREANPGLDIDSVLSPAGREAVDEAETLCKPELDKALRGMTPTGFFRAPLATLPGIDAALDAYMGTPVTGYDRPIFLGAGLLDTDVPASSSMLLFDQLRSNNQDVILKIYPEEDHSGTVLASLADSTPFVHQLFFGDS, from the coding sequence ATGGGTGCCGTACCCGCCTCCGCGGCGACACCGGACTGGTCGGGCCTCGACGCACGCCACCACGACGGCCCGATCCCGGCGCCGGGCGGCTTGATCCAGGCCGTGCCTCTGGACCCGGCACTGTCGGTCGCCGGAGCGGGTGCCGCCTATCGCATCCTCTACGCCACCACCAACCAGCACGGCGCGCCCGCGGTCAGCACTGCCGTGGTCTTCACGCCGAAAAATCCTGCACCGCAGGGTGGTTGGCCTGTGGTCGCATGGGCCCACGGGACTGTGGGCTTGGGTGACGACTGCACACCGTCGGCCTTGCCACGCAGCCCACGCGACAACGAATACCTCTCCCACTGGCTCGACCAAGGCTATGCCGTCGTGGGCACCGATTACGCCGGCCTGGGAACACCGGGCTTGATGAGCTACCTCAACAGCGTCACCACCGCGCATGCCGTCGTCGACTCGGTGATCGCGATGCATCACATGGATCTTCCGTTGTCCCCGGAATGGGTCATCATCGGGCAGTCCCAGGGTGGCGGGGCCGCAGTCAACAGTGCGCGCTGGGCAACCGAATTCAGCGCCGGCTCGGGCCTGGACTACCGCGGTGTGGTTGCCACCGGCACCCCGGCCAACATCGAGGCGGTCGTCAAGCTCGGCGGACCCGACCTCGACCTTCCTGCTGAACTGGGGCCCGCCGCCAACAGCTACACCGCCTACATCCTGGCCGGGATCAGGGAGGCCAACCCCGGGCTCGACATCGACTCGGTGCTCTCACCAGCCGGGCGCGAGGCCGTGGACGAGGCCGAAACGCTGTGCAAACCCGAGCTGGACAAGGCCTTACGAGGCATGACACCGACCGGATTCTTCCGCGCACCGCTTGCCACGCTGCCCGGCATCGACGCGGCACTGGACGCCTACATGGGGACCCCGGTGACCGGGTATGACCGGCCCATCTTCCTCGGGGCGGGGCTGCTCGACACCGACGTGCCCGCGTCTTCCTCGATGCTGCTGTTCGATCAGTTGCGCTCCAACAACCAGGACGTGATTCTCAAGATCTACCCCGAAGAGGACCACAGTGGCACCGTGTTGGCGTCACTGGCCGACTCCACCCCGTTCGTCCATCAACTCTTCTTCGGCGATTCCTGA